A region of Myxococcus stipitatus DSM 14675 DNA encodes the following proteins:
- a CDS encoding APC family permease yields MGPIQLLALGVNGIVGVGIFFAPSGVAARMPGMGAVLVFLLTGLALVPVALAFSVLGRRFDSDGGPVVFARAAFGERAAFLVGWVAYVSAFLSTSAVIVGLSQSVAPSLGLEGPVGQRVLASALVTAFAGIVASGIRVSARAWTALTVLKLLPLVALLVAFASVTAPPAMSPPTVGMADSAWLRAGLAVMFAYQGFEVVPVIAGQVRSSARTVPLATVGSLLGAVFLYVGLVWACVAALPNLATSAAPLAEAAGVWGGAALSRVVTAGTSVSALGICVGMMVTTPRYLSALASGGRTLFGLDGMSDRGVPARALAVTWVVVVFFVNLGNLPELFALSSIAVLMQYGVTAASLARLSLRKERGLRPVHALLAVPTLGFGLTLVGFGASAREAATTAIALVAGLVLLGLSRPRA; encoded by the coding sequence GTGGGGCCCATCCAGTTGTTGGCGCTGGGCGTCAACGGCATCGTCGGCGTCGGCATCTTCTTCGCGCCCTCGGGCGTCGCCGCGCGAATGCCGGGCATGGGCGCGGTGCTCGTGTTCCTGCTCACGGGGCTGGCGCTGGTGCCCGTGGCGCTGGCGTTCAGCGTGCTGGGGCGCCGCTTCGACTCGGATGGCGGGCCGGTGGTCTTCGCGCGAGCGGCCTTCGGTGAGCGAGCGGCCTTCCTCGTGGGCTGGGTGGCCTACGTCAGCGCGTTCCTGAGCACCTCCGCGGTCATCGTGGGGCTGTCGCAGTCGGTGGCGCCGTCCTTGGGGCTGGAGGGCCCGGTGGGGCAGCGCGTGCTGGCGTCGGCGCTCGTCACGGCGTTCGCGGGCATCGTCGCCTCGGGCATCCGAGTCTCGGCGCGCGCGTGGACGGCGCTCACGGTGCTCAAGCTGCTGCCGCTCGTCGCGCTGCTCGTCGCGTTCGCGTCGGTGACGGCGCCGCCCGCCATGTCGCCTCCGACGGTGGGGATGGCGGACAGCGCGTGGCTTCGCGCGGGGTTGGCGGTGATGTTCGCCTACCAGGGGTTCGAGGTCGTCCCGGTGATTGCCGGACAGGTGCGCTCGTCGGCGCGCACCGTGCCGCTGGCCACGGTGGGCTCGCTGCTGGGCGCGGTGTTCTTGTACGTGGGGCTGGTCTGGGCGTGTGTCGCGGCGCTGCCGAACCTGGCCACGTCGGCGGCGCCCTTGGCGGAAGCCGCGGGGGTGTGGGGCGGGGCGGCGCTGTCCCGGGTGGTGACGGCGGGCACGAGCGTGTCCGCGCTGGGCATCTGCGTGGGGATGATGGTGACGACGCCGCGCTACCTGTCCGCGCTGGCGTCAGGAGGGAGGACGCTGTTCGGCCTGGACGGGATGTCCGACCGGGGCGTGCCCGCGCGGGCGCTGGCCGTCACGTGGGTGGTGGTGGTGTTCTTCGTCAACCTGGGGAACCTGCCGGAGCTCTTCGCGCTCTCCAGCATCGCCGTGCTGATGCAGTACGGCGTCACGGCGGCGTCGCTCGCGAGGTTGTCACTGCGAAAGGAGCGGGGCCTGCGCCCGGTGCACGCGCTGCTGGCGGTGCCCACGCTGGGGTTCGGCCTGACGCTGGTGGGCTTCGGCGCGAGCGCCCGGGAGGCCGCCACCACCGCGATTGCGTTGGTGGCGGGCCTGGTGCTGCTGGGCCTGTCCCGGCCGAGGGCCTAG
- a CDS encoding S41 family peptidase, with amino-acid sequence MRRGHLSWVAVLLFAITNLPSRGLAQQAPEARSAERRIQLVKLWGTVRFRHPQALSKPAEWDAAFLAALPKVEAAKDAQSYAAAVQGMLAALGDPATLVEPETPPATSIPPPTLRALKSWEKDVLVLDLRNLLGPEAQSAWAELEQSVDADAAKARAVVLDLRMRGLTRYGLPWVLPALLPHFIEGELSVPGMREVAHMGLKPQDGEQSVHDTHFLVSASSLITGTPGKKPALLVFLVDPSTALDLSVLALQAQGKALLVTEGPLDDSSINLQIPLPLGEGYRALMSSNEPVLPLSADLARPVRVRMDGPDEGMRQALALATRPPKRGSLPARTPRPLATWRPEPAYPEALYPSRELRILAGAKLWTAVDSFFAYPDLMDRPWESRLPELLEKMEKTRNATEYVLALAEAGTWLRDGHVHVRGHPELQRFFGVSAPVWVTDIDGKAVVLDVFVPESMPGLAVGDIIEKVNGEPIDERARKFAPYTSASTPDFHRHVTLRRALAGPDGSEARLTVRDAKGVKEVKVTYRQGLGFPPSSRKEAFQLLDGNIGLVDFALLEAWQVPALFEKLKDTRGIVFDLRNYPRGSLWALAPYLDVKGSRPFALGESPFVGGLHSGWLKNTSHASPNAPFKYQGRTVTLIDTRTMSQAEHTGLMLEATADTVFVGSPTAGANGDITHAVLPGGVRFSFTGANIRHGDGRQLQRKGLEPHVKLRPTLAGLRAGRDELLERALQILKEKPAQPTSTRRE; translated from the coding sequence ATGAGGCGAGGACACCTTTCCTGGGTCGCCGTGCTGCTGTTTGCCATCACCAACCTGCCTTCGCGCGGGCTGGCGCAACAGGCCCCTGAGGCCCGCTCCGCCGAGCGGCGAATCCAGCTCGTGAAGCTCTGGGGCACTGTTCGCTTCCGCCATCCGCAAGCCCTCTCCAAGCCCGCCGAATGGGACGCGGCGTTCCTCGCTGCGCTGCCCAAGGTCGAAGCGGCGAAGGATGCCCAGTCCTATGCCGCGGCCGTCCAAGGGATGCTCGCGGCGCTCGGAGACCCGGCCACGCTGGTGGAGCCCGAGACACCTCCCGCCACCTCCATTCCTCCTCCCACGCTGCGCGCGCTCAAGAGCTGGGAGAAGGACGTCCTCGTGCTCGACCTGCGCAACCTGCTGGGCCCCGAGGCCCAGTCCGCTTGGGCTGAGCTGGAGCAGTCAGTCGACGCGGACGCGGCGAAGGCTCGCGCGGTGGTGCTGGACCTTCGCATGCGCGGACTCACGCGCTACGGCCTCCCGTGGGTGCTGCCCGCGCTGCTGCCCCACTTCATCGAGGGCGAGCTGAGCGTGCCCGGCATGCGCGAGGTGGCGCACATGGGACTGAAGCCCCAGGACGGTGAGCAGAGCGTCCATGACACCCACTTCCTCGTCTCCGCCAGCTCCCTCATCACGGGCACTCCAGGCAAGAAGCCCGCCCTGCTCGTCTTCCTCGTCGACCCGAGCACGGCCCTCGACCTATCCGTCCTCGCGTTGCAGGCGCAAGGCAAGGCGCTCCTCGTCACGGAGGGCCCGCTCGACGACTCCTCCATCAACCTCCAGATTCCGCTCCCCCTGGGCGAAGGCTATCGCGCGCTGATGAGCAGCAACGAGCCGGTGCTCCCGCTCTCCGCGGACCTGGCGCGCCCCGTCCGCGTCCGCATGGACGGGCCCGATGAAGGGATGAGACAGGCCCTCGCGCTCGCGACACGTCCTCCCAAGCGAGGAAGCCTCCCCGCCAGGACGCCTCGGCCGCTCGCCACCTGGCGTCCGGAGCCGGCCTACCCCGAGGCGCTCTACCCGTCCCGCGAGCTGCGCATCCTGGCTGGGGCCAAGTTGTGGACAGCGGTGGACTCCTTCTTCGCCTACCCCGACTTGATGGACCGGCCCTGGGAGTCACGCCTGCCGGAGCTCCTCGAGAAGATGGAGAAGACCCGAAACGCCACCGAGTACGTCCTCGCGCTGGCCGAGGCGGGCACCTGGTTGCGAGACGGCCATGTCCACGTGAGAGGACACCCCGAGCTCCAGCGGTTCTTCGGCGTCAGCGCGCCGGTCTGGGTGACGGACATCGACGGCAAGGCGGTCGTGCTGGACGTGTTCGTCCCGGAGAGCATGCCGGGGCTCGCGGTGGGCGACATCATCGAGAAGGTCAACGGGGAGCCCATCGATGAGCGGGCGCGCAAGTTCGCCCCCTACACGTCGGCCTCGACGCCTGACTTCCATCGGCACGTCACGCTGCGACGCGCGCTCGCGGGGCCCGATGGCTCCGAGGCGCGTCTCACCGTGCGTGATGCGAAGGGGGTCAAGGAGGTGAAGGTCACCTATCGGCAGGGGCTGGGGTTTCCCCCTTCGTCGCGCAAGGAGGCCTTCCAGCTGCTGGATGGGAACATCGGCCTCGTCGACTTCGCCTTGCTGGAAGCCTGGCAGGTGCCCGCCCTGTTCGAGAAGCTCAAGGACACCCGGGGCATCGTGTTCGACCTGCGCAACTACCCACGCGGGAGCCTGTGGGCGCTCGCGCCCTATCTCGACGTGAAGGGCTCGCGACCGTTCGCCCTCGGGGAGTCTCCCTTCGTGGGCGGGCTGCACTCCGGCTGGCTGAAGAACACGAGCCATGCCTCCCCGAATGCCCCCTTCAAGTATCAAGGGCGCACCGTCACGCTGATTGATACGCGCACCATGAGCCAGGCCGAGCACACCGGCCTGATGTTGGAGGCCACGGCGGACACGGTCTTCGTGGGCAGCCCGACCGCGGGCGCCAATGGAGACATCACCCATGCGGTGCTGCCCGGAGGGGTTCGCTTCTCCTTCACCGGAGCGAACATCCGCCATGGTGATGGGCGGCAGCTCCAGCGCAAGGGATTGGAGCCCCACGTGAAGCTGCGCCCCACCCTCGCGGGCCTGCGCGCGGGTCGGGATGAGTTGCTGGAGCGCGCCCTCCAAATCCTGAAGGAGAAGCCCGCTCAGCCGACGTCTACCCGCCGGGAGTGA
- a CDS encoding tryptophanase, with protein MKPRLMPEPFRSKMIEPLSLPCRSTREAVLKTSQYNMFQLKSRDVYLDLLTDSGTGAMSKEQWAAMMNGDEAYAGANSFFNLKKAVQELLGFDHVIPTHQGRGAEHVVFGSLAQPGDVIPMNMPFDTTRAHIFHAGARPLSCVVDEAFQPGLDAPFKGNVDLGKLELVLAQHPRQRIPLIMVTVTNNSGGGQPVSLENLQACARMARARGIPLFLDAARMAENAWFIQQREPSCKDLSCAQILRRMMDCADAITVSCKKDALVNIGGLVATRTEALYYQLAPRTILFEGYLSYGGLAGRDLEALACGLREMVDEEYLAHRVAQVGYLGDQLSEVGVPVLRPVGGHAVFIDASAFLPHIPRRYYPADVLSIEVYREGAIRGVGLGALAFEETDLSTGEKIPPQLELYRLAVPRRAYSNHHMDYVAQMVAAVYQRRNSIRYGLKLARESPVPGLAHFVAQLEPVEL; from the coding sequence ATGAAACCACGCCTCATGCCGGAGCCCTTTCGCTCCAAGATGATCGAGCCCTTGTCGCTGCCCTGTCGTTCGACGCGCGAGGCCGTCCTGAAAACCAGCCAGTACAACATGTTCCAGCTCAAGAGCCGGGACGTCTATCTGGACTTGCTGACGGACTCCGGCACGGGGGCCATGAGCAAGGAGCAGTGGGCGGCGATGATGAATGGCGACGAGGCCTATGCTGGCGCGAACAGCTTCTTCAACCTGAAGAAGGCCGTCCAGGAGCTGCTCGGGTTCGACCACGTGATTCCCACGCACCAGGGGCGCGGCGCGGAGCACGTGGTCTTCGGCTCGCTCGCCCAGCCCGGGGATGTCATCCCCATGAACATGCCCTTCGATACAACCCGGGCCCATATCTTCCACGCCGGGGCCCGGCCCCTCAGTTGCGTGGTGGACGAGGCCTTCCAGCCTGGGCTGGATGCTCCGTTCAAGGGCAACGTCGACCTGGGAAAGCTGGAGCTGGTGCTCGCGCAGCATCCGCGTCAGCGCATCCCGCTCATCATGGTCACCGTCACCAACAACTCGGGCGGCGGCCAGCCGGTCAGTCTGGAGAATCTCCAGGCCTGCGCCAGGATGGCCCGTGCGCGCGGCATCCCCCTGTTCCTGGACGCCGCGCGCATGGCGGAGAACGCCTGGTTCATCCAGCAGCGCGAGCCGTCCTGCAAAGACCTGAGCTGCGCCCAGATTCTCCGGCGGATGATGGACTGCGCGGACGCCATCACCGTGAGTTGCAAGAAGGACGCGCTCGTGAACATCGGCGGCCTGGTGGCCACGCGCACGGAGGCGCTCTACTACCAGCTCGCTCCCAGGACCATCCTGTTCGAGGGATACCTGAGCTATGGCGGCCTCGCCGGGAGGGACTTGGAGGCCCTGGCGTGCGGACTCCGGGAGATGGTGGACGAGGAGTATCTGGCCCACCGGGTGGCGCAGGTGGGCTACCTGGGAGACCAGCTGAGCGAGGTGGGGGTCCCCGTCCTGCGCCCCGTGGGTGGCCACGCCGTCTTCATCGACGCCAGCGCGTTCTTGCCGCACATCCCGCGGAGGTACTACCCGGCCGACGTGCTGAGTATCGAGGTGTATCGCGAGGGCGCCATCCGAGGCGTGGGGCTCGGCGCCCTGGCGTTCGAGGAGACGGACCTCTCCACGGGCGAGAAGATACCTCCTCAACTGGAGCTGTACCGGCTCGCCGTGCCACGGCGTGCCTATTCGAACCACCACATGGACTACGTGGCCCAGATGGTGGCCGCCGTGTACCAACGGAGGAACTCCATCCGCTACGGTCTGAAGCTCGCGCGGGAGTCTCCGGTCCCCGGGCTCGCGCACTTCGTCGCCCAGCTGGAGCCGGTGGAGCTCTGA
- a CDS encoding acetamidase/formamidase family protein translates to MLRHLPWLFLACVPAVAFAQTPVKESWVVTTDLWGTPLYQGLTLERTGKRLGGELDGDGVEGERTGSDLRFVVTDSNKVQSSYTGKVSGDTLRGIADMPDTNNPKTRVKHAFTARRIPERPAGAPRRHDFKPTTWSNEFSASRAPVLTLWSGDTLKTTTLDSGGVDEHGVTQALFGNPQTGPFFIADARPGDMLVIHLKRLKLNRRHADSLDSIVGRALTPALAAKATELGKPVRWTLDLERGVASPESPTERLKDFTVPLRPMLGGLAVAPGFGLPAFSTGDTGRFGGNMDFNEVVEGNTVSLPVFQPGALLYFGDAHAAQGDGETSQYALETSMEVELTVEVVRGKAPSMPRVESPTHLMVLGQAGSLDDALRSATSGMTQWLEQDYGLTLSESAQVLGSSVQYVVANLAGRSVGVVAKLDKARLAKLRRGEK, encoded by the coding sequence ATGCTCCGACATCTCCCGTGGCTGTTCCTGGCTTGTGTCCCCGCCGTGGCGTTCGCGCAGACTCCCGTGAAGGAGTCCTGGGTCGTGACGACGGACCTGTGGGGCACGCCGCTGTACCAGGGCCTGACGCTGGAGCGGACGGGCAAGCGGTTGGGTGGGGAGCTCGACGGAGATGGGGTGGAGGGCGAGCGCACGGGCAGCGACCTTCGCTTCGTCGTCACCGACTCGAACAAGGTCCAGTCGAGCTACACGGGCAAGGTGAGCGGTGACACGCTTCGGGGCATCGCGGACATGCCCGACACGAACAATCCGAAGACTCGTGTGAAGCATGCCTTCACCGCTCGGCGGATTCCCGAGCGCCCCGCCGGAGCGCCGCGCCGGCACGACTTCAAGCCGACGACCTGGTCGAACGAGTTCTCCGCGAGCCGCGCGCCGGTCCTCACGCTCTGGTCGGGTGACACGCTGAAGACGACCACGCTCGATTCAGGGGGCGTGGATGAGCACGGCGTCACGCAGGCGCTCTTCGGCAATCCGCAGACAGGGCCGTTCTTCATCGCCGATGCGCGCCCCGGGGACATGCTGGTCATCCATCTGAAGCGCCTGAAGTTGAACCGGCGTCATGCGGACAGCCTGGACAGCATCGTCGGGCGGGCGCTCACGCCTGCGCTGGCCGCGAAGGCGACGGAGCTGGGGAAGCCCGTGCGCTGGACGCTGGACTTGGAGCGAGGTGTCGCGAGCCCCGAGTCACCGACGGAGCGGCTCAAGGACTTCACGGTGCCGTTGAGGCCCATGCTCGGAGGGCTCGCGGTGGCGCCGGGCTTCGGTCTGCCTGCCTTCTCGACGGGGGACACGGGGCGCTTCGGCGGGAACATGGACTTCAACGAGGTGGTGGAGGGGAACACCGTCTCCCTCCCTGTCTTCCAGCCTGGGGCGCTGCTCTACTTCGGGGACGCCCATGCCGCGCAGGGCGATGGGGAGACGTCGCAGTACGCGCTGGAGACCTCCATGGAGGTCGAGCTCACCGTGGAGGTGGTGCGCGGCAAGGCGCCGTCGATGCCTCGAGTGGAGTCTCCCACGCACCTGATGGTTCTCGGGCAGGCGGGCTCGCTGGATGACGCGCTGCGCTCGGCGACGAGCGGCATGACGCAGTGGCTGGAGCAGGACTACGGGCTGACGCTCTCGGAGAGCGCGCAGGTGTTGGGCAGCAGTGTGCAGTACGTCGTCGCCAATCTGGCGGGGCGCAGCGTCGGAGTCGTCGCGAAGCTCGACAAGGCGCGGCTGGCGAAGCTGCGGCGAGGGGAGAAGTAG
- a CDS encoding sigma 54-interacting transcriptional regulator — translation MVAPPPHVRDTRPIGVSSESSGTSAAYLLVLEGESSWRFPLPAEGVVLVGRDDKADLKLKDESVSRRHARILVTEEGARVVDLGSQNGTTLNGQHIEEARPLMSGDVVAFGAVVAVVRARHRPMPARRALEAERWMGQLREEVERALRYGRPLTVLALALEAPSAAGREAVEAVLSSDAGPAEAAGWLDGEHLLWLLPEVSGEPGEEGLGERVEALLAASPRARLGAATCPSDGCDAETLVAAARMAARTATPGGFASAVEGVTRLTLAERTVLVADPAMAQLYALLRRLAASELPVLVCGETGAGKENAAFAVHHWSRRASGPFVPVNCAALPEGLVESELFGHERGAFSGATATRVGFLESAQGGTVFLDEVGELPASAQAKLLRALESRRITRVGDTRERSIDIRVVAATHRDLEAEVAAGRFRQDLYFRLGAATVLLPPLRERPREVPMLARDFLERACAALGRRELVLASGTLHALARHSWPGNVRELRNLMDYAAAAVTGDVVEPHHLPARMLGGKAPAQAPSVEVETQEPLAAQAARPRIPLAQEIRELERKRMIEALEASEGVQTRAAEMIGMPIRTFSFKLKQFGLHPRVTRRGSSTE, via the coding sequence ATGGTCGCACCCCCTCCCCATGTTCGAGATACGCGTCCCATCGGAGTCAGCTCCGAGTCGTCCGGGACGAGCGCCGCCTACCTGTTGGTGCTGGAGGGAGAGTCCTCCTGGCGCTTTCCGCTCCCCGCGGAGGGCGTCGTGCTGGTGGGCCGCGATGACAAGGCGGACCTGAAGCTGAAGGACGAGAGTGTTTCCCGACGACACGCGCGCATCCTGGTGACGGAGGAGGGCGCGCGGGTGGTGGACCTGGGAAGCCAGAACGGGACGACGCTGAACGGGCAGCACATCGAAGAGGCCCGGCCGTTGATGTCCGGGGATGTGGTCGCGTTTGGAGCGGTGGTGGCGGTGGTGCGCGCCAGGCATCGGCCCATGCCGGCGCGGCGGGCGTTGGAGGCGGAGCGGTGGATGGGGCAGTTGCGCGAGGAGGTGGAGCGCGCGCTCCGGTATGGCCGGCCGCTCACGGTGCTCGCGTTGGCGTTGGAGGCACCGAGCGCGGCGGGCCGCGAGGCGGTGGAGGCGGTGCTGAGCTCGGATGCGGGGCCCGCGGAGGCGGCGGGGTGGCTCGATGGAGAGCACCTGCTGTGGCTCTTGCCCGAGGTGTCCGGCGAGCCGGGCGAGGAGGGGTTGGGGGAGCGGGTGGAGGCGCTGCTCGCGGCGAGTCCTCGGGCGCGGTTGGGGGCGGCGACGTGTCCGTCGGATGGGTGTGACGCGGAGACGCTGGTGGCCGCGGCGCGCATGGCCGCGAGGACGGCGACGCCGGGGGGGTTCGCGTCGGCGGTGGAGGGGGTCACCCGGCTGACCTTGGCGGAGCGCACGGTGCTGGTGGCGGACCCGGCGATGGCGCAGCTGTATGCGCTGTTGCGGCGGCTTGCCGCCAGTGAGTTGCCGGTGTTGGTGTGTGGCGAGACGGGGGCGGGCAAGGAGAACGCGGCGTTCGCGGTGCATCACTGGTCTCGTCGGGCGTCCGGGCCGTTCGTTCCGGTCAACTGCGCGGCGCTCCCCGAGGGGCTGGTGGAGAGCGAGCTGTTCGGCCACGAGCGCGGGGCGTTCTCGGGGGCCACGGCGACGCGGGTGGGCTTCCTGGAGAGCGCGCAGGGCGGCACGGTGTTCCTGGATGAAGTGGGCGAGCTCCCCGCGTCCGCGCAGGCGAAGCTGCTGCGGGCGCTGGAGTCGCGGCGCATCACGCGGGTGGGTGATACGCGGGAGCGGAGCATCGACATCCGGGTGGTGGCGGCGACGCATCGCGACCTGGAGGCGGAGGTGGCGGCGGGGCGCTTCCGGCAGGATTTGTACTTCCGGCTGGGCGCGGCGACGGTGTTGTTGCCGCCGCTGCGGGAGCGGCCTCGCGAGGTGCCGATGCTCGCGCGGGACTTCCTGGAGCGGGCGTGTGCGGCGCTGGGGCGGCGGGAGCTGGTCCTGGCCTCGGGGACGCTGCATGCGCTGGCGCGGCATTCGTGGCCGGGGAACGTGCGGGAGCTGCGCAACCTGATGGACTACGCGGCGGCGGCGGTGACGGGGGACGTGGTGGAGCCGCATCACCTCCCGGCGCGGATGTTGGGAGGCAAGGCCCCGGCGCAGGCGCCCTCGGTGGAGGTGGAGACGCAGGAGCCGCTCGCTGCGCAGGCGGCGCGGCCTCGGATTCCGCTGGCTCAGGAGATTCGTGAGCTGGAGCGCAAGCGGATGATTGAAGCGCTGGAAGCGTCGGAGGGGGTCCAGACGCGGGCGGCGGAGATGATTGGAATGCCCATCCGCACGTTCTCGTTCAAGCTGAAGCAGTTCGGACTTCATCCACGAGTCACCCGCAGAGGTTCCTCAACGGAATGA
- a CDS encoding alpha/beta hydrolase family protein, with the protein MSSLWVLDEPSPAPDARIAYGPGPHHFGELRLPSGPGPHPVVVVVHGGFWRAKYDLTYMGHACAALTASGFATWSLEYRRIGHEGGGFPGTFEDVSLGADHLRALAGAHSLDLSRVVFTGHSAGGHLALWLGARHRLPARGALCRGNPLRPRGVVALAAVSHLPRAFELRLSDCVVESFMGGTPEALAASYSLASPSALQPLGLPQVLIHGVEDDTVPVAMSEDFCARGRSLGDAVSTVSLAGAGHFEVVDPRSREWPRVVEAIRSLM; encoded by the coding sequence ATGTCCTCTCTGTGGGTCCTCGACGAGCCGTCTCCCGCTCCTGACGCACGCATCGCCTATGGCCCGGGGCCCCATCACTTCGGAGAGCTGCGGCTTCCTTCGGGCCCTGGGCCGCACCCGGTGGTGGTCGTCGTCCATGGGGGATTCTGGCGCGCGAAATATGACCTCACGTACATGGGGCATGCGTGCGCCGCGCTGACGGCGAGCGGCTTCGCGACGTGGAGCCTGGAGTACCGCCGCATTGGCCATGAGGGCGGAGGCTTTCCGGGCACGTTCGAGGATGTGTCGCTTGGCGCGGACCATCTGCGTGCCCTCGCGGGGGCACATTCCTTGGACCTCTCGCGCGTGGTCTTCACGGGGCATTCCGCGGGAGGTCATCTCGCGCTGTGGCTGGGGGCGAGGCATCGGCTGCCGGCGCGTGGAGCATTGTGTCGCGGCAATCCGTTGCGGCCTCGCGGGGTCGTGGCGCTGGCGGCCGTGTCGCATCTGCCGCGCGCGTTCGAGCTGCGATTGAGCGACTGCGTCGTGGAGTCCTTCATGGGAGGCACGCCCGAGGCCCTCGCGGCGTCCTATTCGCTGGCCTCACCCTCCGCGCTCCAGCCGCTGGGCCTGCCGCAGGTGCTCATCCACGGCGTCGAGGACGACACGGTTCCGGTGGCGATGAGCGAGGACTTCTGCGCCCGGGGCCGTTCGCTCGGGGATGCCGTGAGCACGGTGAGCCTGGCGGGGGCGGGGCACTTCGAGGTGGTCGACCCGCGCTCTCGGGAGTGGCCTCGTGTGGTGGAGGCCATCCGCTCGCTGATGTGA
- a CDS encoding glutamine synthetase family protein, translating into MDTKGLRTFLEIPYDELEERNLRVKEQRLRHESPDKVREERIKYLTDERALKAVTVCFTDLEGRLHMLDYDKKFLLKSADNLTFDGSSIRGFSQQAESDLRLNVDWGSFYWLPSDIFGPGKVLVFSEVLERDGTPYHSDMRGQLKRITEAMYQKDGTVFHTAPEVEGFLFKGRDAERHYHETGKFDFISTGGYYHSLPGDPLRAFIDKAAEAQRAMGFQNEKDHPEVAPSQFEMNFTYSEALISADQIQLYKLLCRQVAAQMDTTASFLPKPVTGVNGNGMHMNMSLSKGGKNLFYDKAGQDGLSQMGWEFIDRLLTNANDICLVLNSSVNAYRRLDPHFEAPNQIKASANNRGAMVRIPYGNERSARVECRSVGPDANPYLASYVLLRTGLEGPQPQEDAESKRSRTRFLPDNIFDAVRLFKGSQFISSILGESVQGKFAELKTASAERCPKQLGSRVKYSEIQFHHEVTNQYLWSQF; encoded by the coding sequence ATGGACACAAAAGGGCTGAGGACGTTCCTCGAGATTCCCTACGACGAGCTCGAGGAGCGCAACCTGCGGGTGAAGGAGCAGCGCCTGCGGCACGAGTCCCCGGACAAGGTCCGTGAGGAGCGCATCAAGTACCTGACCGACGAGCGCGCCCTGAAGGCCGTCACCGTGTGCTTCACCGACCTCGAGGGTCGGCTGCACATGCTGGACTACGACAAGAAGTTCCTGCTCAAGAGCGCCGACAACCTCACCTTCGACGGCTCCTCCATCCGCGGCTTCTCCCAGCAGGCGGAGAGTGACCTGCGCCTGAACGTCGACTGGGGCTCCTTCTACTGGCTGCCCTCCGACATCTTCGGCCCCGGCAAGGTGCTGGTGTTCAGCGAAGTGCTGGAGCGCGACGGCACCCCGTACCACTCGGACATGCGCGGCCAGCTCAAGCGCATCACCGAGGCCATGTACCAGAAGGACGGCACCGTCTTCCACACCGCGCCGGAAGTGGAAGGCTTCCTCTTCAAGGGCCGCGACGCCGAGCGCCACTACCACGAGACGGGCAAGTTCGACTTCATCTCCACCGGCGGCTACTACCACTCGCTGCCCGGAGACCCGCTGCGCGCCTTCATCGACAAGGCCGCCGAGGCCCAGCGCGCCATGGGCTTCCAGAACGAGAAGGACCATCCCGAGGTGGCGCCCAGCCAGTTCGAGATGAACTTCACGTACAGCGAGGCGCTCATCTCCGCCGACCAGATCCAGCTCTACAAGCTGCTCTGCCGCCAGGTCGCCGCGCAGATGGACACCACCGCCAGCTTCCTCCCCAAGCCCGTCACGGGCGTCAACGGCAATGGCATGCACATGAACATGTCACTGTCCAAGGGCGGCAAGAACCTGTTCTACGACAAGGCCGGCCAGGACGGCCTGAGCCAGATGGGCTGGGAGTTCATCGACCGGCTGCTCACCAACGCCAATGACATCTGCCTGGTGCTCAACTCCAGCGTGAACGCGTACCGCCGCCTGGACCCGCACTTCGAGGCGCCCAATCAAATCAAGGCCAGCGCCAACAACCGCGGCGCCATGGTGCGCATCCCCTACGGCAACGAGCGCTCCGCCCGCGTCGAGTGCCGCTCCGTGGGCCCGGACGCCAACCCGTACCTGGCCAGCTACGTGCTCCTGCGCACCGGCCTGGAGGGCCCGCAGCCCCAGGAGGACGCGGAGAGCAAGCGCAGCCGCACCCGCTTCCTGCCCGACAACATCTTCGACGCCGTCCGCCTCTTCAAGGGCAGCCAGTTCATCTCCAGCATCCTGGGCGAGAGCGTGCAGGGCAAGTTCGCCGAGCTGAAGACGGCCTCCGCCGAGCGCTGCCCCAAGCAGCTGGGCTCGCGCGTGAAGTACTCCGAAATCCAGTTCCACCACGAGGTCACCAACCAGTACCTCTGGAGCCAGTTCTAG